The following are from one region of the Silene latifolia isolate original U9 population chromosome 9, ASM4854445v1, whole genome shotgun sequence genome:
- the LOC141602174 gene encoding uncharacterized protein LOC141602174, translating to MNNSKSEIFFNGMQEELQQDILVVSGFQEGTMPFKYLGVPIQPGKMSKKDCQCLIEKMVTKIRSLGAKKLSYAGRVVLINSVLNTLYNYWAAMFIIPKSVIKRVEAICRNFLWSSSSEYHRVPLVGWDRVTLPKGEGGLGIKKAELWNVASVGKLVNWLYIKPNRLWIKWVANVYLKGAEYHDYTPGNDTPWTWKSICKVKEKIKNGFHDNLWVSSTKGYSISNGYEWLMGQHPKTAWSTLVWNNWNIPKHSMVAWMIMQDGLNLKTKLHAIGLCPDDECILCGEQPETSNHLFSECRFTCKVKDRIAEWIGKPMPDPNALLSANKNRMQWKASVCVQVAFWYTIWFQRNSTRHQLCVQRTDIVAQQLKQLIQRRVRSKMGNLGSNGAIDWQASIGFIC from the coding sequence ATGAACAACAGTAAGTCAGAAATCTTTTTTAATGGGATGCAGGAGGAATTACAGCAGGATATCCTTGTTGTGTCTGGTTTCCAGGAAGGCACAATGCCTTTTAAGTATCTGGGAGTACCCATACAGCCAGGGAAAATGAGCAAGAAGGACTGTCAATGCCTGATTGAAAAAATGGTGACAAAGATACGCAGTCTGGGAGCAAAGAAGTTATCTTATGCAGGAAGAGTGGTTCTAATAAACTCAGTACTTAACACCCTTTACAATTATTGGGCTGCCATGTTCATTATCCCAAAGAGTGTGATCAAAAGAGTAGAGGCTATCTGCAGGAATTTCTTATGGAGCAGCTCATCAGAGTACCACAGGGTTCCTTTGGTTGGCTGGGATAGAGTAACTTTGCCAAAGGGAGAAGGAGGTCTAGGTATTAAAAAAGCAGAGCTGTGGAATGTGGCCTCAGTGGGGAAATTGGTGAACTGGTTATATATAAAGCCAAATAGGCTTTGGATCAAATGGGTGGCTAATGTGTACTTAAAGGGAGCTGAATATCATGATTATACTCCTGGAAATGACACCCCCTGGACCTGGAAGAGCATCTGCAAGGTGAAGGAAAAGATTAAAAATGGCTTTCATGATAATCTTTGGGTCTCTTCGACCAAAGGATACTCTATCAGTAATGGATATGAATGGTTGATGGGCCAGCATCCCAAAACTGCCTGGTCTACTCTTGTTTGGAATAATTGGAACATCCCAAAACATTCTATGGTTGCTTGGATGATTATGCAAGATGGACTAAATCTGAAAACCAAGCTACATGCTATTGGTTTGTGCCCTGATGATGAATGCATTTTATGTGGGGAACAGCCTGAGACTAGTAATCACTTATTCTCAGAGTGCAGGTTCACTTGTAAGGTTAAGGATAGAATTGCAGAATGGATAGGTAAGCCAATGCCTGATCCCAATGCATTACTATCTGCAAACAAGAATAGAATGCAATGGAAGGCCTCTGTGTGTGTTCAAGTAGCATTTTGGTATACCATTTGGTTTCAGAGAAACAGTACGAGACATCAGTTGTGTGTTCAGAGAACTGACATTGTAGCACAGCAACTGAAGCAGCTTATTCAGAGGAGAGTGCGTAGCAAAATGGGTAATCTAGGAAGCAATGGTGCCATTGATTGGCAGGCAAGCATAGGATTTATATGTTAG